A single region of the Rhodococcus sp. W8901 genome encodes:
- a CDS encoding DUF5994 family protein, whose protein sequence is MTHTSTHSDLKRTAASPGDGQPFPTPTRTPRLLLRTGGPRDVDGVWWPRTRNLTVELHDLITKLTPSLGAVASIRFGWNSVSMMQRRIDIDDGVEITGPETGQPGNVLRVYGRGGRHLDLVVVRPGLDTHYGYQLMRRVVDPSWARPPVNASAAVPEEHGRPPA, encoded by the coding sequence GTGACGCACACTTCTACCCACTCGGACCTGAAACGTACCGCGGCTTCCCCCGGGGACGGACAGCCGTTCCCGACACCGACCCGAACCCCGCGACTGCTTCTGCGGACGGGCGGACCGCGCGACGTCGACGGGGTCTGGTGGCCGCGCACTCGGAACCTCACGGTCGAACTGCACGACCTGATCACCAAACTCACCCCGAGTCTCGGCGCCGTCGCGAGCATCCGGTTCGGCTGGAACTCCGTCAGCATGATGCAGCGGCGAATCGACATCGACGACGGCGTCGAGATCACCGGCCCCGAGACGGGCCAGCCGGGCAACGTTCTGCGCGTCTACGGGCGAGGCGGCCGCCACCTCGACCTCGTCGTCGTGCGTCCCGGACTCGACACCCACTACGGGTATCAGCTCATGCGCCGGGTCGTCGATCCGTCCTGGGCCCGGCCGCCGGTAAACGCGTCCGCGGCAGTCCCGGAGGAACACGGACGGCCCCCCGCTTGA
- a CDS encoding lipase family protein, whose amino-acid sequence MSSFARRLMSAATLAIAAVVVGTLASPASAGAEPAYPTPYSDPFYAAPPDIASKAPGDVLESRRADTWILPGTEVWQIKYRSTNSAGRPIPAVTTVIKPVGAPADMPVLSYQAIVNSLGLRCAPSAALFTGEIKDAFGIPLALAMGWALAIPDHLGPDSAYGAAKLGGMITLDGVRAVKHLPELRLGGSPVALAGYSGGGMATAWAAALNPTYAPDVKLAGVAQGGVPASIEEMAVGLGLADRHPGFGLGFAAAVGLEREYPDRLPLGSQLSPAGIALRDELKDECRTLIIAKGLLHSVSEVAKSTSLIQDEDVRAVMRENSLVDFPGVPTAPVFMWHGASDELTPFRSVAATADRYCKAGATLEFHAYPIAEHMTNAVVGLPEAFMYLKDRFAGLPAPSNC is encoded by the coding sequence ATGAGTTCGTTCGCACGTCGATTGATGTCCGCTGCCACGCTCGCGATCGCGGCCGTGGTGGTGGGCACCCTCGCGTCACCGGCCTCGGCAGGCGCGGAGCCCGCCTACCCCACCCCGTACAGCGACCCCTTCTACGCCGCCCCACCCGACATTGCGTCGAAGGCGCCGGGCGACGTCCTCGAGAGCCGGCGCGCGGACACGTGGATCCTGCCCGGCACCGAGGTGTGGCAGATCAAGTACCGGTCGACCAACTCGGCCGGTCGACCCATCCCGGCGGTGACGACGGTGATCAAGCCGGTGGGCGCACCCGCCGACATGCCGGTCCTGTCGTATCAGGCGATCGTCAACTCCCTGGGGTTGCGATGCGCGCCGTCTGCGGCCCTGTTCACCGGCGAGATCAAGGACGCGTTCGGAATTCCCCTGGCGCTCGCAATGGGGTGGGCGCTCGCGATTCCCGATCACCTGGGCCCCGACAGTGCGTACGGCGCGGCCAAGCTCGGCGGCATGATCACGCTCGACGGGGTTCGCGCCGTCAAGCACCTGCCCGAGCTGCGCCTGGGCGGCAGCCCGGTCGCCCTCGCCGGATACTCCGGCGGCGGCATGGCCACGGCCTGGGCCGCAGCCCTCAACCCCACATACGCCCCGGACGTGAAACTTGCGGGCGTCGCACAGGGCGGCGTTCCGGCGAGCATCGAGGAGATGGCCGTGGGGCTGGGCCTGGCCGACCGGCACCCCGGCTTCGGTCTCGGCTTCGCCGCGGCGGTGGGTCTCGAGCGGGAGTACCCGGATCGTCTCCCGCTCGGCTCCCAGCTCAGCCCCGCCGGGATCGCGCTGCGCGACGAACTCAAGGACGAGTGCCGCACCCTGATCATCGCGAAGGGCCTGCTGCACAGCGTCAGCGAGGTCGCGAAGTCCACGAGCCTGATCCAGGACGAGGACGTGCGCGCGGTGATGCGTGAGAACAGTCTCGTCGACTTCCCGGGCGTGCCGACCGCGCCGGTGTTCATGTGGCACGGCGCGTCCGACGAGCTCACGCCGTTCCGGTCCGTGGCCGCGACCGCCGACCGGTACTGCAAGGCCGGTGCGACGCTCGAGTTCCACGCCTACCCCATCGCCGAACACATGACGAACGCCGTCGTCGGCCTGCCCGAAGCCTTCATGTATCTGAAGGATCGCTTCGCCGGCCTGCCCGCTCCGAGCAACTGTTGA
- a CDS encoding peptidase encodes MALTVAGAAAAVSVPLSPNPTEPGPPTDPVYGLAGGCYTLTSDVSPGFVTRDGDGFRTGADVDSASRFRMQAAQLGRFLFFGADTAMLAGESGRVFASPQATPAADWALTFTDGAYTATAVTTGKQLSVGRSDGRLTITDPGADPEAGRFRLAAADGCADFPEAEVNASGVPVGATADGEVRGFIDAHVHMNANEFIGGSIRCGEPYSPLGVTVALQDCEDHKPDGLPALLENVLSHGNPFESHDTTMWPSFADVPSYDSMTHEQTYYRWVERAWRGGLRIFTNLLVSNRVLCELYPLRSNPCDEMETVRIEARQAHEIQDYVDAQYGGPGRGWFRIVSSPQQAREVAASGKLAVTLGMEISEPFGCGLSGGVPQCTEQDIDAGLDELYAIGVRQVILTHKFDNAFGGVRFDEGLTGTAVNIGNFLGTGEFWKAEQCTGVATDNPIGNVGDDVVEAAKSLPPGVTLPVYPEGDVCNARDLSPLGEHAIRAMMQRGMIVDIDHMGVKTADSALRILEEAKYSGVVSSHGWTDASNYPRIYKLGGFVASYAGPSENFVKEWREARQGRDDDYYFGYGYGADTNGFGSQPAPHKDGTRGVEYPYTTFDGGTVMDQQRAGTRVFDFNTDGLAQYGMIPDWIEDMRVYAGDDGAQFMDDMSRGAEAYLQMWERVAK; translated from the coding sequence GTGGCCCTCACCGTCGCCGGCGCCGCGGCAGCGGTGTCGGTCCCGTTGTCGCCGAACCCGACCGAACCCGGACCGCCCACCGATCCCGTCTACGGACTCGCGGGCGGCTGCTACACGCTCACCTCCGACGTGTCCCCCGGATTCGTCACGCGGGACGGCGACGGCTTCCGCACCGGCGCCGACGTCGACTCCGCGTCCCGCTTCCGGATGCAGGCCGCGCAGCTGGGCCGGTTCCTGTTCTTCGGCGCCGACACCGCGATGCTCGCCGGCGAGTCCGGTCGGGTCTTCGCGTCGCCGCAGGCCACTCCGGCCGCCGACTGGGCACTGACGTTCACCGACGGCGCCTACACCGCCACGGCCGTCACCACCGGCAAGCAGTTGAGCGTGGGCCGGTCCGACGGTCGCCTGACCATCACCGATCCCGGCGCCGACCCCGAGGCGGGACGCTTCCGTCTCGCGGCCGCCGACGGCTGCGCCGACTTCCCCGAGGCGGAGGTGAACGCCAGCGGGGTGCCCGTCGGAGCGACAGCGGACGGCGAGGTACGGGGGTTCATCGACGCGCACGTCCACATGAACGCCAACGAATTCATCGGCGGCAGCATCCGCTGCGGCGAGCCGTACTCCCCGCTGGGCGTCACCGTCGCGCTGCAGGATTGCGAGGACCACAAGCCGGACGGGCTGCCCGCGCTGCTCGAGAACGTGCTCTCCCACGGCAACCCGTTCGAGTCGCACGACACGACGATGTGGCCGAGCTTCGCCGACGTCCCGTCGTACGACTCGATGACCCACGAGCAGACGTACTACCGCTGGGTGGAGCGCGCGTGGCGCGGCGGGCTGCGGATCTTCACGAACCTGCTCGTCTCGAATCGCGTGCTGTGTGAGCTGTATCCGCTGCGCAGCAACCCGTGCGACGAAATGGAGACGGTCCGGATCGAGGCCCGACAGGCCCACGAGATCCAGGACTACGTCGACGCGCAGTACGGCGGACCGGGCCGTGGTTGGTTCCGGATCGTCAGCTCCCCGCAGCAGGCCCGCGAGGTGGCGGCGTCGGGCAAGCTCGCCGTCACACTCGGGATGGAGATCTCCGAGCCGTTCGGCTGCGGGTTGTCGGGCGGCGTCCCGCAGTGCACCGAGCAGGACATCGACGCCGGCCTCGACGAGCTGTACGCGATTGGCGTGCGGCAGGTGATCCTGACCCACAAGTTCGACAACGCGTTCGGCGGAGTGCGCTTCGACGAGGGACTGACCGGCACCGCGGTCAACATCGGCAACTTCCTGGGCACCGGCGAGTTCTGGAAGGCCGAGCAGTGCACCGGAGTCGCGACCGACAACCCGATCGGCAACGTCGGCGACGACGTCGTGGAGGCGGCGAAGTCACTGCCGCCGGGGGTCACGCTGCCCGTGTACCCGGAGGGTGACGTCTGCAACGCGCGGGATCTGAGTCCGCTCGGCGAGCACGCGATCCGCGCGATGATGCAGCGCGGCATGATCGTGGACATCGACCACATGGGCGTCAAGACCGCCGACTCGGCACTGCGGATCCTCGAAGAGGCGAAGTATTCCGGCGTGGTGTCGAGCCACGGGTGGACCGACGCGTCGAACTACCCGCGGATCTACAAGCTCGGCGGGTTCGTGGCGTCGTACGCGGGGCCGTCGGAGAACTTCGTCAAGGAGTGGCGAGAGGCGCGGCAGGGACGCGACGACGACTACTACTTCGGCTACGGCTACGGTGCCGACACCAACGGCTTCGGTTCGCAGCCGGCGCCGCACAAGGACGGCACGCGCGGGGTCGAGTACCCCTACACCACGTTCGACGGCGGCACGGTGATGGATCAGCAGCGAGCCGGCACCCGCGTGTTCGACTTCAACACCGACGGTCTGGCGCAGTACGGCATGATCCCCGACTGGATCGAGGACATGCGCGTGTATGCCGGCGACGACGGTGCGCAGTTCATGGACGACATGTCCCGCGGCGCCGAGGCGTACCTGCAGATGTGGGAGCGCGTCGCGAAGTAG
- the smpB gene encoding SsrA-binding protein SmpB: protein MKEKGRKVIATNRKARHNYTIIDTYEAGVALLGTEVKSLREGKASLVDAFATVDDGEVWLRALHIPEYTQGTWTNHSPRRTRKLLLHKREIEHLVGKTREGNQTLVPLSMYFSDGKVKVELALAKGKQDYDKRQDLARRTAEREVTRELGRRVKGMR, encoded by the coding sequence GTGAAAGAGAAGGGCCGCAAGGTCATCGCGACCAACCGCAAGGCGCGACACAACTACACCATCATCGACACCTACGAGGCCGGCGTCGCACTGCTGGGTACCGAGGTGAAGAGCTTGCGCGAGGGCAAGGCCTCCCTGGTGGACGCCTTCGCCACCGTCGACGACGGCGAGGTGTGGCTGCGCGCACTGCACATCCCGGAGTACACGCAGGGCACGTGGACCAACCACTCGCCCCGGCGCACCCGCAAGCTGCTGCTGCACAAGCGCGAGATCGAGCATCTGGTGGGCAAGACCCGCGAGGGCAACCAGACGCTGGTGCCGCTGTCGATGTACTTCTCCGACGGCAAGGTCAAGGTCGAGCTGGCGCTCGCGAAGGGCAAGCAGGACTACGACAAGCGTCAGGATCTGGCGCGCCGCACCGCCGAACGCGAGGTGACGCGCGAGCTCGGGCGCCGCGTCAAGGGCATGCGCTGA
- the ftsX gene encoding permease-like cell division protein FtsX, translating into MRASFIFSEVLTGLRRNLTMTVAMILTTAISLGLFGGGLLVVQMADKTQQIFLDRVEVQLFLTDDISASDPDCAADICRGIRSDLENTDSVVSVQYLNRDDAVADATDRVFKDNPELASLVSPESFPASFKVKLSDAERFGVINDEFAARPGIESILNQRELVDRLFSVLGGVRNAAFAIAVVQAIAAIFLIANMVQVAALTRRTEVGIMRLVGATRWYTQLPFLLEAVVASLIGSVLAIAGLFTAKNMFIDDVLGDIYDANIVARISNSDVLLVSPFVVIVGAGMAAITAYIALRLYVRE; encoded by the coding sequence ATGCGTGCCAGTTTCATTTTCAGCGAGGTCCTGACCGGCCTGCGCCGCAACCTCACGATGACCGTCGCGATGATCCTGACCACCGCGATCTCGCTCGGACTGTTCGGCGGCGGTCTGCTGGTCGTGCAGATGGCCGACAAGACCCAGCAGATCTTCCTGGACCGCGTCGAGGTGCAGCTGTTCCTCACCGACGACATCTCCGCGTCCGACCCGGATTGTGCGGCGGACATCTGCCGCGGCATCCGCAGCGATCTCGAGAACACCGATTCGGTGGTCTCGGTGCAGTACCTCAACCGCGACGACGCCGTCGCCGACGCCACCGACCGGGTGTTCAAGGACAACCCGGAACTGGCGTCCCTGGTGAGCCCGGAGAGCTTCCCGGCCTCGTTCAAGGTCAAGCTCAGCGATGCGGAGCGCTTCGGTGTCATCAACGACGAGTTCGCGGCGCGTCCCGGCATCGAGAGCATCCTCAATCAGCGGGAGCTGGTCGACCGCCTGTTCAGCGTCCTCGGCGGTGTCCGCAACGCGGCGTTCGCGATCGCCGTCGTGCAGGCCATTGCCGCGATCTTCCTGATCGCCAACATGGTTCAGGTCGCCGCGCTGACCCGCCGCACAGAGGTCGGCATCATGCGTCTGGTCGGCGCCACCCGCTGGTACACGCAGCTGCCGTTCCTGCTCGAGGCCGTGGTCGCCTCGCTGATCGGTTCGGTCCTGGCGATCGCCGGGCTGTTCACCGCGAAGAACATGTTCATCGACGACGTCCTCGGCGACATCTACGACGCCAATATCGTGGCCCGGATCTCCAACAGTGACGTGTTGCTGGTGTCGCCGTTCGTGGTGATCGTCGGCGCCGGCATGGCCGCGATCACCGCGTACATCGCACTGCGCCTGTACGTCCGGGAGTAG
- the ftsE gene encoding cell division ATP-binding protein FtsE, whose amino-acid sequence MISVKDVSKFYKASTRPALDKVNVEIDKGEFVFLIGPSGSGKSTFMQLLLKEETPSSGDIYVADFHVNKLSGRRVPKLRQSVGYVFQDFRLLQNKTVSQNVAFALEVIGKSRSMIERTVPEVLDLVGLSGKADRLPNELSGGEQQRVAIARAFVNRPLVLLADEPTGNLDPDTSADIMLLLERINRTGTTVLMATHDHHIVDSMRRRVVELDLGKVVRDEARGVYAVGR is encoded by the coding sequence GTGATCAGCGTCAAGGATGTCTCCAAGTTCTACAAGGCCTCCACCAGGCCCGCCCTGGACAAGGTGAACGTCGAGATCGACAAGGGCGAGTTCGTGTTCCTGATCGGGCCGTCGGGCTCGGGCAAGAGCACGTTCATGCAGCTCCTCCTCAAGGAGGAGACCCCCAGCTCGGGGGACATCTACGTCGCCGACTTCCACGTCAACAAGCTGTCGGGTCGACGGGTGCCGAAGCTGCGGCAGAGCGTCGGCTACGTCTTCCAGGACTTCCGGCTGCTGCAGAACAAGACGGTGTCGCAGAACGTCGCGTTCGCGCTCGAGGTGATCGGCAAGTCGCGCTCGATGATCGAGCGCACCGTCCCCGAGGTCCTCGACCTGGTCGGACTGTCCGGCAAGGCCGATCGCCTGCCGAACGAGCTGTCCGGCGGTGAGCAGCAGCGCGTCGCGATCGCCCGCGCGTTCGTGAACCGTCCACTGGTCCTGCTCGCCGACGAGCCCACCGGCAACCTCGACCCCGACACCAGCGCCGACATCATGCTGCTGCTCGAGCGGATCAATCGCACCGGCACCACCGTGCTCATGGCCACGCACGACCACCACATCGTCGACTCGATGCGCCGCCGCGTCGTCGAGCTCGATCTCGGCAAGGTGGTGCGCGACGAAGCGAGAGGCGTGTACGCCGTCGGCCGCTAG
- a CDS encoding mechanosensitive ion channel family protein: protein MQTTTLALTFTPYVQLRAWLEVTGLPIALTVLGALIVARFVNWAGGRITQQIDDNYQQGDALVRSEATKHRHSVAQVITWVVITMIYVIATVKVLGLLGLPIGSLVAPATVLGAALGFGAQRVVQDILAGFFIITERQYGFGDTVQIAITGSSTDAEGVIEDVTLRVTRMRNADGEVITVPNGQIVKAVNLSKDWARAVVDVPIPATADINHVNDILHRVGVDAYEDKGLRPLLLDTPSVMGVESLAVDQVSIRMVARTLPGKQFQVGRALRVRVVTALRRAGITVAAELENDAVGGGDE from the coding sequence ATGCAGACCACAACCCTCGCACTGACCTTCACCCCATACGTCCAACTGCGTGCATGGCTCGAAGTCACCGGACTTCCCATTGCGCTGACGGTTCTGGGTGCGCTGATCGTCGCCCGTTTCGTGAACTGGGCCGGCGGTCGGATCACTCAGCAGATCGACGACAACTACCAGCAGGGCGACGCCCTGGTCCGTTCCGAGGCCACCAAGCACCGGCACTCGGTGGCGCAGGTCATCACGTGGGTGGTCATCACGATGATCTACGTGATCGCGACGGTTAAGGTGCTCGGTCTGCTCGGCCTGCCCATCGGCAGCCTCGTGGCTCCGGCGACGGTGCTCGGTGCCGCACTCGGCTTCGGCGCGCAGCGTGTGGTCCAGGACATCCTCGCCGGGTTCTTCATCATCACCGAGCGTCAGTACGGTTTCGGTGACACGGTGCAGATCGCCATCACCGGGTCGTCCACGGACGCAGAGGGTGTGATCGAGGACGTCACCCTGCGGGTGACCCGGATGCGCAACGCCGACGGCGAAGTCATCACCGTTCCCAACGGGCAGATCGTCAAGGCGGTCAACCTCTCGAAGGACTGGGCGCGCGCGGTGGTGGACGTGCCGATCCCCGCGACCGCCGACATCAACCACGTCAACGACATCCTGCACCGCGTCGGTGTCGACGCGTACGAGGACAAGGGCCTGCGCCCGCTGCTGCTCGACACCCCGTCGGTGATGGGAGTCGAGAGCCTCGCGGTGGATCAGGTGAGCATCCGGATGGTGGCCCGCACACTGCCCGGCAAGCAGTTCCAGGTCGGCCGGGCGCTGCGGGTGCGCGTCGTGACGGCGCTGCGACGCGCCGGTATCACCGTCGCGGCCGAACTCGAGAACGACGCGGTGGGAGGTGGCGACGAATGA
- the prfB gene encoding peptide chain release factor 2, producing the protein MHPDVSADLNELDATLTTVEKVLDVEELRRRIDELEHQASDPELWNDQEHAQKVTSQLSHAQAELRRVEELRSRLDDMAVLYELAEEEGPDAVADVHVERATLRADIEAMEVKTMLSGEYDQRDALVNIRAGAGGVDAADWAEMLMRMYIRWAEKRGYGVEVYDTSYAEEAGIKSATFAVKAPYSYGTLSIEMGTHRLVRISPFDNQGRRQTSFAEVEVLPVVETTDHIDIDENDVRVDVYRSSGPGGQSVNTTDSAVRLTHVPTGIVVTCQNEKSQLQNKMSAMRVLQAKLLERKRQEERAEMDALKGDGGSSWGNQMRSYVLHPYQMVKDLRTEYEVNNPSAVLDGEIDGFIEAGIRWRMSETQA; encoded by the coding sequence GTGCATCCTGACGTTTCCGCTGACCTCAACGAGCTCGACGCCACTCTGACCACGGTCGAGAAGGTTCTCGACGTCGAGGAGCTGCGCCGCCGCATCGACGAACTCGAACACCAGGCGTCCGATCCGGAGCTGTGGAACGACCAGGAACACGCGCAGAAGGTGACAAGCCAGCTGTCGCACGCCCAGGCGGAGCTGCGCCGCGTGGAGGAACTGCGCTCGCGCCTCGACGACATGGCCGTGCTGTACGAGCTCGCCGAGGAGGAGGGCCCCGACGCGGTCGCCGACGTCCACGTCGAGCGGGCGACCCTGCGCGCCGACATCGAGGCGATGGAAGTCAAGACCATGCTCTCGGGCGAGTACGACCAGCGTGACGCGCTCGTCAACATCCGCGCCGGCGCCGGCGGCGTCGACGCCGCGGACTGGGCCGAGATGCTCATGCGCATGTACATCCGCTGGGCCGAGAAGCGTGGCTACGGCGTCGAGGTCTACGACACCTCCTACGCCGAAGAGGCCGGCATCAAGAGCGCCACCTTCGCGGTGAAGGCGCCCTACAGCTACGGCACCCTGTCGATCGAGATGGGCACGCACCGTCTCGTCCGTATCAGCCCGTTCGACAACCAGGGCCGCCGCCAGACCTCGTTCGCCGAGGTCGAGGTGTTGCCCGTCGTCGAGACCACCGACCACATCGACATCGACGAGAACGACGTCCGCGTCGACGTGTACCGCTCGTCCGGACCGGGTGGCCAGTCGGTCAACACCACGGACTCGGCGGTGCGCCTGACACACGTCCCTACCGGCATCGTCGTCACGTGTCAGAACGAGAAGTCGCAGCTGCAGAACAAGATGTCCGCGATGCGGGTGCTGCAGGCCAAGCTGCTCGAGCGCAAGCGCCAGGAGGAGCGCGCCGAGATGGACGCGCTCAAGGGCGACGGCGGCAGCTCGTGGGGCAACCAGATGCGCTCGTACGTGCTGCACCCGTACCAGATGGTCAAGGACCTGCGCACCGAGTACGAGGTCAACAACCCGTCGGCAGTGCTCGACGGTGAAATCGACGGATTCATCGAGGCCGGCATCCGCTGGCGGATGAGCGAAACCCAAGCCTAG
- a CDS encoding ABC transporter substrate-binding protein produces MKRRLALTAIALAVGASASLTACTPGTSSASELVVTTFGGEWQKNFTDAVVKPFEKENNVTVKQVTLYSSDALAQLQAQKSSPQMDVVFFSGGQEAVAAKDGLLAPIDPSALTNGPDLIAQATSDLAGGQGPVVQITPMGLLYRTDKIDEPTSWNDAFNPEYRQHVAFTDLSNSYGTLGMLMINGTRGGTIDDVAPGIDAIGQSARAGDSIITKTSSDLQQAFAARDIWLAPYSQDYAETLRKAGQPVGFTMPREGTTGSFITANVVAGRPNTDLATKFIDYALSAGAQEKFVTGMAYSPVNTKAAVPADMQSKILSGPTLEKLVRFDPAQITGKSAAWQNQWQEQIAR; encoded by the coding sequence ATGAAACGTCGCCTCGCACTCACCGCAATCGCCCTCGCAGTGGGCGCCTCCGCCTCCTTGACCGCATGCACGCCCGGGACGTCATCGGCGTCCGAACTCGTCGTCACGACGTTCGGCGGCGAGTGGCAGAAGAACTTCACCGATGCCGTGGTGAAGCCGTTCGAGAAGGAGAACAACGTCACCGTCAAGCAGGTGACGCTGTACAGCTCGGACGCGCTCGCGCAGCTCCAGGCCCAGAAGTCGAGCCCGCAGATGGATGTCGTCTTCTTCTCCGGGGGTCAGGAGGCGGTGGCCGCCAAGGACGGGCTCCTCGCGCCGATCGACCCGTCCGCGCTCACCAACGGTCCCGACCTGATCGCCCAGGCGACCAGCGATCTTGCCGGCGGTCAGGGACCGGTGGTTCAGATCACCCCGATGGGGCTGCTGTACCGCACGGACAAGATCGACGAGCCCACGTCGTGGAACGACGCCTTCAACCCCGAGTACCGGCAGCACGTCGCCTTCACGGACCTGTCGAACAGCTACGGCACCCTCGGGATGCTGATGATCAACGGCACCCGGGGCGGGACGATCGACGACGTCGCCCCCGGTATCGACGCGATCGGCCAGTCGGCCCGCGCCGGCGACTCCATCATCACCAAGACGTCGTCCGACCTCCAGCAGGCCTTCGCGGCCCGCGACATCTGGCTGGCTCCCTACTCGCAGGACTACGCGGAGACGCTGCGCAAGGCCGGCCAGCCCGTCGGCTTCACCATGCCGCGAGAGGGCACGACCGGGTCGTTCATCACCGCCAACGTCGTCGCCGGCCGCCCCAACACCGACCTCGCCACCAAGTTCATCGACTATGCACTGAGCGCGGGCGCCCAGGAGAAGTTCGTCACCGGCATGGCCTACTCGCCGGTGAACACGAAGGCAGCCGTCCCCGCTGACATGCAGTCCAAGATTCTGTCGGGCCCGACGCTGGAGAAGCTGGTCAGGTTCGATCCGGCGCAGATCACCGGGAAGTCCGCGGCTTGGCAGAACCAGTGGCAGGAGCAGATCGCGCGATGA
- a CDS encoding ABC transporter permease gives MRKRSAEPWLLVLPLIALLLIAFVIPVARTLLASFTTDSAGFTLSNFTRFFGSSVSLGASERSLRMAFIQTIASVVIAVPLAYIMAGLSAKARAFMMIATILPLMTSVVIRTFGWVILMGPSGPLAKIPGFLDLSQARQGLLGTELGVNIAMIQVLVPFAVLSVLGVINGIDVRLREASRTMGAGFVGTFRHVILPLSLPGIVSGATLCFALSISSFITPNLIGGAQLPVIAGFIYHDATVSNDIPFAATQAVLILAVVVITIAATNRIANARMK, from the coding sequence ATGAGGAAGCGCTCCGCCGAACCCTGGCTATTGGTGCTGCCGCTCATTGCGCTGCTTCTGATCGCATTCGTGATCCCCGTCGCCAGAACACTCCTGGCCAGCTTCACCACAGATTCCGCCGGGTTCACCCTCAGCAACTTCACCAGGTTCTTCGGGTCGTCGGTCTCCCTCGGCGCATCGGAGCGGTCACTGCGGATGGCATTCATCCAGACGATCGCCTCGGTCGTCATTGCCGTACCGCTGGCGTACATCATGGCCGGGCTCTCCGCGAAAGCGCGGGCCTTCATGATGATCGCGACAATCCTTCCGCTGATGACCAGCGTCGTCATCCGGACGTTCGGCTGGGTCATCCTCATGGGCCCGTCCGGCCCGCTGGCGAAGATTCCGGGTTTCCTGGATCTGAGCCAGGCTCGACAGGGTCTGCTGGGGACCGAACTCGGCGTGAACATCGCCATGATCCAGGTACTGGTGCCGTTCGCGGTCCTGTCGGTTCTCGGTGTCATCAACGGGATCGACGTGCGGCTCCGGGAAGCATCCCGAACCATGGGCGCGGGATTCGTCGGAACCTTTCGGCACGTGATACTTCCGCTGTCCCTACCGGGCATCGTCTCCGGAGCCACGCTGTGCTTCGCACTGTCGATCAGTTCGTTCATCACACCGAACCTCATTGGCGGAGCGCAGCTTCCGGTGATCGCCGGATTCATCTACCACGATGCGACGGTCAGCAACGACATCCCCTTCGCCGCGACGCAGGCGGTGCTGATCCTGGCGGTCGTCGTCATCACGATCGCGGCGACCAACCGAATTGCGAACGCGAGGATGAAATAG
- a CDS encoding ABC transporter permease: protein MVRSTPLPLRIAGKVFLVLIALFMLAPLAVVVGAAFNSDQFLAFPPEGLSLEWFADALADTTYTYPFLFSLQVALIAAVGAAAIGTAFAIGIARHKVPGSGALQSFSLSPLTMPSIIFAIGILQTVSQLMGGSSPWILMLAHVVITVPYVVRTVLGVIARSDGFTEEAVRVMGASWWQRYWHVLLPMCRPGIIAGAFLAFIVSFDDAVIALFLRTPQLQTLPLAIYGQLEFSASPTVAAVSTLSMALTAISILAIEKIVGLGKVFS from the coding sequence GTGGTTCGATCAACTCCGCTTCCGTTGAGGATCGCCGGCAAGGTCTTCCTCGTTCTCATCGCGCTGTTCATGCTGGCCCCGCTCGCGGTGGTGGTGGGGGCCGCGTTCAACTCGGACCAGTTCCTCGCCTTCCCGCCCGAAGGTCTCAGCCTGGAGTGGTTCGCGGATGCGCTGGCCGACACCACGTACACGTATCCGTTCCTGTTCAGCCTGCAGGTCGCCCTCATCGCCGCGGTGGGTGCGGCCGCGATCGGGACGGCCTTCGCCATCGGGATCGCACGTCACAAGGTTCCCGGTTCGGGTGCGCTGCAGTCGTTTTCCCTGTCGCCGCTGACCATGCCGAGCATCATCTTCGCGATCGGCATCCTCCAGACGGTGTCCCAGTTGATGGGCGGATCCTCGCCCTGGATCCTGATGCTCGCGCACGTCGTCATCACCGTCCCCTACGTCGTCCGAACGGTCCTCGGGGTGATCGCGAGATCCGACGGGTTCACCGAAGAGGCCGTCCGGGTGATGGGTGCCAGCTGGTGGCAGCGCTACTGGCACGTGCTGCTACCGATGTGCCGCCCCGGAATCATCGCCGGCGCCTTCCTGGCCTTCATCGTCTCCTTCGACGACGCGGTCATCGCGCTGTTCCTGCGGACACCCCAGCTCCAAACACTCCCCCTCGCCATCTACGGACAGCTCGAGTTCAGCGCATCGCCGACGGTGGCGGCCGTCTCGACTCTCTCGATGGCCCTCACCGCGATTTCAATCCTGGCGATCGAGAAGATCGTCGGTCTCGGAAAGGTCTTCAGCTAA